In the Flagellimonas sp. MMG031 genome, one interval contains:
- a CDS encoding sigma-70 family RNA polymerase sigma factor — MAKHKLQPDNWVDQYADYLFNYAVSRVSDAEIAKDLVQETFFAGLNSAKNFKGDAAERTWLVSILKRKVIDHYRKINSKKGKAEVRINYSSDSDAEGDWLEQQVADPFSKDGDNILENEELGLAIQDCITKLPQKQALVFKLKTIQGMSTEDVCNELDINPSNLWVMIHRARTALMGCLNENWF, encoded by the coding sequence ATGGCCAAACATAAACTTCAACCGGACAATTGGGTAGATCAATATGCAGATTACCTGTTCAACTATGCGGTTTCTCGCGTAAGCGATGCAGAAATCGCAAAGGATTTGGTACAGGAAACCTTTTTTGCAGGTTTGAACTCGGCCAAAAACTTCAAAGGGGACGCTGCGGAACGCACTTGGTTGGTTTCCATCCTTAAGCGAAAAGTAATCGATCATTACCGAAAGATAAATTCAAAAAAGGGCAAGGCCGAGGTACGCATCAACTACAGCTCCGATTCGGATGCCGAAGGCGATTGGTTGGAGCAGCAAGTAGCCGACCCTTTTAGCAAGGATGGCGACAATATCCTTGAGAATGAGGAACTGGGACTGGCCATACAGGATTGTATCACCAAACTGCCCCAAAAACAGGCATTGGTCTTCAAATTGAAAACAATCCAAGGGATGAGTACCGAAGATGTGTGTAATGAACTGGACATAAATCCGTCCAACCTCTGGGTGATGATCCATAGGGCGAGAACGGCACTTATGGGTTGTTTAAATGAAAACTGGTTTTAG
- the gcvP gene encoding aminomethyl-transferring glycine dehydrogenase: MNTEVFAARHIGITERDLPHMLETIGVESMEQLIYETIPDDIKLKKPLDLPQGISEHEFLNHLHALAKKNKVFKSYIGLGYHESLTPSVIKRNILENPGWYTAYTPYQAEIAQGRLEALLNFQTMVADLTGMEIANASLLDESTAAAEAMSMLFELRSRQQKKDGAVKFFVSEEILPQTLSLLETRAIPLGIELVIGDHEAFDFSSDFYAALLQYPGKHGQVNDYASFVEKAKAKDIKVAVAADILSLVMLTPPGEWGVDAVVGTTQRFGIPLGYGGPHAAFFATKEAYKRNIPGRIIGITKDTDGNPALRMALQTREQHIKRDKATSNICTAQVLLAVMAGMYAVFHGPEGLKYIANSVHQKARAFDKVLKHLGLNQLNTGFFDTLKVKMDNVDKLRKIAEHVEINLNYIDHNHVSISFNEAISNDDMLKLIKVFSSYKEATPNGNESSKDFHAQIDNTSSEKSIPQSLQRQAPFMQHEVFNSYHSETELMRYIKKLERKDLALNHSMISLGSCTMKLNAASEMLPLSWPEWGNIHPFAPIDQAQGYQEVLTSLEEQLNVITGFAATSLQPNSGAQGEYAGLMVIRAYHESRGEGHRNICLIPSSAHGTNPASAVMAGMQVVVTKTDEKGNIDMADLKEKANKYADNLAALMVTYPSTHGVFESSIRQITKLIHDNGGQVYMDGANMNAQVGLTNPATIGADVCHLNLHKTFAIPHGGGGPGVGPICVAEQLKPFLPTNPMIKTGGEKAITAISAAPWGSSLVCLISYGYIKMLGSEGLTKATEAAILNANYIKDRLKGKFDVLYTGERGRAGHEMIIDCRPFKANGIEVTDIAKRLIDYGFHAPTVSFPVAGTMMIEPTESESLAELDRFCDALLSIRAEIDEVSANETDNVLKNAPHTLAMLTSDSWSHPYSREKAAFPLPYVAENKFWPSIRRTDEAFGDRNLMCTCAPIEDYVEA; the protein is encoded by the coding sequence ATGAACACAGAGGTTTTTGCTGCCAGGCACATTGGCATCACAGAAAGAGACTTGCCCCACATGCTCGAAACCATTGGGGTGGAAAGTATGGAACAGCTCATTTACGAGACCATTCCCGATGACATCAAACTTAAAAAACCATTGGACCTTCCCCAGGGTATCAGCGAACACGAGTTCCTGAACCATCTGCATGCGTTGGCCAAAAAGAACAAGGTTTTTAAAAGCTACATTGGTCTAGGGTATCATGAGTCGCTAACACCTTCGGTCATCAAAAGAAATATTCTGGAAAATCCAGGATGGTATACCGCCTATACGCCATACCAGGCCGAGATTGCCCAAGGTAGATTGGAGGCCCTCCTGAACTTCCAGACCATGGTCGCCGACCTGACAGGTATGGAAATTGCTAATGCTTCGCTTTTGGACGAAAGTACCGCAGCTGCCGAAGCGATGAGCATGTTGTTCGAACTTCGTAGCCGCCAACAGAAAAAGGATGGTGCCGTAAAATTCTTCGTTTCTGAAGAGATACTTCCCCAAACCCTGAGTTTATTGGAAACACGTGCGATTCCTTTGGGCATTGAATTGGTTATTGGAGACCACGAAGCGTTCGATTTTTCATCTGATTTTTACGCTGCGCTCTTGCAATATCCCGGGAAGCACGGTCAGGTAAATGACTATGCATCTTTCGTGGAGAAAGCCAAAGCCAAGGACATTAAAGTGGCCGTTGCCGCAGATATCCTGAGTTTGGTGATGCTCACTCCTCCAGGGGAATGGGGGGTGGATGCCGTAGTGGGGACCACACAACGTTTCGGAATCCCATTGGGATATGGTGGACCACACGCAGCCTTCTTCGCCACTAAAGAAGCCTATAAGCGAAATATTCCCGGTAGGATCATCGGAATTACAAAGGACACCGATGGCAACCCAGCCCTAAGGATGGCGCTCCAAACAAGGGAGCAGCACATTAAAAGGGACAAGGCAACCTCCAACATTTGTACTGCTCAGGTACTCTTGGCCGTCATGGCTGGAATGTACGCTGTATTCCATGGACCGGAAGGTTTAAAATATATTGCCAATAGTGTTCACCAAAAGGCAAGGGCCTTCGATAAGGTTTTAAAACATTTGGGCCTTAATCAGCTTAATACTGGCTTTTTTGACACTTTGAAAGTTAAGATGGATAATGTTGATAAACTCAGAAAAATTGCGGAACATGTCGAGATCAATTTAAACTACATTGACCATAATCATGTGTCCATCTCCTTTAATGAAGCTATCTCAAATGATGATATGCTAAAATTAATCAAGGTTTTTTCGAGTTATAAAGAGGCTACACCAAACGGCAATGAATCAAGCAAAGATTTCCACGCACAAATCGATAACACTTCTTCCGAAAAATCGATACCCCAATCTCTGCAAAGACAGGCTCCATTTATGCAGCATGAAGTCTTTAATTCCTATCATTCGGAAACAGAGTTGATGCGCTACATCAAAAAATTGGAGCGAAAGGATTTGGCGTTGAACCACTCCATGATTTCTTTGGGCAGTTGTACCATGAAGCTGAACGCTGCTTCCGAAATGTTGCCATTAAGTTGGCCAGAATGGGGCAATATTCATCCCTTTGCGCCGATTGATCAGGCCCAAGGCTATCAGGAAGTGCTTACATCATTGGAAGAACAGTTGAATGTCATCACTGGTTTTGCGGCTACTTCCCTGCAACCCAACTCAGGGGCACAGGGCGAATATGCGGGACTTATGGTGATACGTGCTTATCATGAATCCCGAGGGGAAGGGCATCGAAACATTTGTTTGATCCCATCATCGGCCCACGGAACCAATCCAGCGTCGGCTGTAATGGCAGGTATGCAAGTGGTGGTAACCAAAACCGATGAGAAAGGAAACATCGACATGGCGGATCTGAAAGAAAAAGCCAACAAATATGCCGATAATCTTGCTGCTTTGATGGTTACATACCCGTCCACTCATGGTGTTTTTGAGTCATCCATTAGGCAAATCACCAAACTCATCCACGACAATGGTGGACAAGTCTATATGGACGGCGCCAACATGAATGCTCAGGTTGGACTCACCAATCCAGCGACCATTGGGGCCGATGTATGTCACCTTAACCTGCACAAAACCTTTGCCATTCCTCACGGAGGTGGTGGCCCAGGCGTAGGTCCTATTTGTGTGGCCGAGCAGTTAAAGCCCTTTTTGCCTACCAACCCTATGATCAAAACAGGAGGAGAAAAAGCGATTACAGCCATATCCGCAGCACCTTGGGGAAGTTCCTTGGTATGCCTGATTTCATATGGCTATATCAAAATGTTGGGTAGTGAAGGACTTACCAAAGCAACAGAAGCCGCAATTTTGAATGCCAATTACATCAAAGACCGCCTAAAAGGTAAGTTTGATGTGCTCTATACGGGTGAGCGCGGACGTGCGGGGCACGAAATGATCATCGACTGTAGACCTTTTAAAGCGAATGGCATCGAAGTAACGGATATCGCCAAACGGCTTATCGATTATGGTTTCCATGCTCCTACGGTTTCTTTCCCAGTGGCCGGAACCATGATGATAGAACCGACCGAAAGCGAAAGTTTGGCCGAATTGGATCGTTTTTGTGATGCACTCTTGTCCATCCGAGCGGAAATTGACGAAGTTTCTGCCAACGAGACGGACAACGTACTCAAAAACGCTCCGCATACCCTCGCCATGCTGACCAGCGACTCTTGGAGCCATCCTTATAGTCGCGAAAAGGCCGCTTTCCCGCTGCCTTATGTGGCCGAAAACAAATTTTGGCCGAGCATCAGAAGGACAGATGAAGCGTTTGGGGATCGTAATTTAATGTGCACTTGTGCACCCATTGAAGATTACGTAGAAGCGTAA
- a CDS encoding ketoacyl-ACP synthase III, producing MKIGITGIGSYIPSIVTKNEDFLQHQFMETDGTAFEQQNNVIIEKFQAITGIANRRYAKPELKTSDLGYLAAEEAISNAGVDKEELDYIIFAHNFGDLTHGKIQGDTLPSLATRVKHLLRIQNPKCVAYDLIFGCPGWIEGLIQANAFIKSGMAKKCLVIGGETLSRVVDHHDRDSMIFSDGAGAAIVEANPPHGEILSHASVTYANEEAYYLYFDKSNSPEACADTRYIKMQGRKIYEFACINVPKAMAACLDDSGVSIDEVKKIFIHQANEKMDEAIIKRFYKIYGKEIPENVMPMSIQDLGNSSVATVPTLFDLVLKDKLPNHHVEKGDVVIFASVGAGMNVNAIVYRY from the coding sequence ATGAAAATCGGTATTACAGGCATTGGAAGTTATATCCCGTCCATCGTGACCAAGAATGAAGATTTCTTGCAGCATCAATTCATGGAGACGGATGGAACTGCATTTGAGCAACAGAACAATGTAATCATCGAAAAATTTCAAGCCATCACCGGAATCGCCAACCGTAGGTATGCCAAACCCGAACTAAAAACATCCGACCTTGGCTACTTGGCCGCTGAGGAAGCTATTTCCAACGCTGGAGTGGATAAGGAGGAGTTGGACTACATTATCTTCGCACACAACTTTGGCGACCTTACCCATGGTAAAATACAAGGAGACACCTTGCCCAGTTTGGCCACAAGGGTGAAACACTTATTGCGCATACAAAACCCTAAATGCGTAGCCTACGACCTTATTTTTGGCTGTCCCGGTTGGATAGAGGGGCTGATTCAGGCCAATGCTTTCATTAAAAGTGGCATGGCCAAAAAATGTTTGGTCATTGGAGGAGAAACCCTTTCGAGGGTCGTGGACCATCATGACAGGGATAGTATGATTTTTTCTGATGGCGCCGGTGCTGCCATCGTAGAGGCCAATCCGCCACACGGCGAAATCCTGTCACACGCATCCGTTACTTACGCCAACGAAGAAGCCTATTATCTGTATTTCGACAAATCCAATAGTCCAGAGGCCTGTGCGGACACGCGGTACATCAAAATGCAAGGCAGGAAAATTTACGAATTTGCCTGTATTAACGTGCCCAAGGCCATGGCAGCTTGTTTGGATGACAGCGGAGTAAGTATCGATGAGGTAAAGAAAATTTTTATCCATCAAGCCAACGAAAAAATGGATGAGGCCATTATTAAAAGGTTCTACAAAATATATGGTAAGGAAATACCCGAAAACGTGATGCCCATGAGCATACAGGATTTGGGAAACAGTTCCGTAGCCACGGTTCCTACACTATTTGACCTGGTGTTGAAAGACAAACTTCCGAACCATCATGTAGAAAAAGGAGACGTGGTCATCTTTGCGAGCGTTGGGGCTGGCATGAACGTAAATGCGATTGTATACAGGTATTGA
- a CDS encoding methyltransferase, protein MYENNFPNKRYRHTLAFLKKHIDPSETILDLGVENPFSEIMKSNGYQVTNTKGEDLDIDFKKAANSDADVVTAFEIFEHLVAPFNILKEIKANKLVASIPMRLWFSPAYRSKTDPWDRHYHEFEDWQFDWLLEKAGWTIKDSAKWTNPTKKLGFRPLLRYFTNRYYIVYAERSTT, encoded by the coding sequence ATGTACGAAAACAACTTTCCCAATAAGCGCTACAGACATACTTTAGCCTTTTTGAAAAAGCACATCGACCCTTCCGAAACCATTTTGGATTTAGGGGTTGAGAACCCCTTTTCAGAAATCATGAAATCCAACGGATATCAAGTAACCAACACCAAAGGTGAGGATTTGGATATCGATTTTAAAAAAGCCGCGAATTCGGATGCGGATGTGGTAACCGCCTTTGAAATTTTTGAGCATTTGGTCGCTCCCTTCAATATTTTGAAAGAAATAAAAGCCAACAAATTGGTCGCCAGTATTCCGATGCGTTTATGGTTTTCCCCTGCCTATCGCAGTAAAACAGACCCGTGGGACCGTCATTACCATGAATTTGAAGATTGGCAGTTTGATTGGCTTTTGGAAAAAGCGGGTTGGACGATCAAGGATTCCGCAAAATGGACCAATCCCACGAAAAAGTTGGGCTTTCGTCCCCTACTCCGCTATTTTACCAATCGATATTATATTGTGTACGCCGAGCGAAGCACAACCTAA
- a CDS encoding glycosyltransferase, whose protein sequence is MRISIIIPAHNEAAFLEECLDSFVNQTYLPNELIVVDDNSSDATFAIAQDYAKKHEWIKVVQRKSTDEHIPGKKVVDTFNFGLKHVSAYDLIGKFDADIVLPPNYFDNMVNQFQANWKLGMCSGLLFVQNGDQWKYEDIANKNHIRGPIKLYHKACFQKIGGLCPGVGWDTVDTLLARFHDFDTVTLPELKVKHLRPTGHGYSSKNYQSKGEAMYRMGYGLLLTKIAVLKMAWQAKSPKLYLQAIWGFLKALIQGQEKYVSKKEGKFIRTYRWKGICSKIQ, encoded by the coding sequence ATGCGCATCAGTATTATCATCCCGGCCCACAACGAAGCAGCTTTCTTGGAGGAGTGCCTCGATTCCTTTGTGAATCAGACCTATCTGCCCAATGAATTAATTGTGGTGGACGATAATTCTTCCGATGCAACCTTTGCCATTGCACAGGACTATGCCAAAAAGCACGAATGGATAAAAGTCGTTCAACGCAAATCGACGGATGAGCACATTCCGGGTAAAAAGGTGGTGGATACCTTTAACTTTGGATTGAAACACGTTTCGGCCTATGACCTCATTGGCAAGTTTGATGCCGATATCGTACTTCCTCCCAACTATTTTGACAACATGGTGAACCAGTTTCAGGCTAATTGGAAACTAGGGATGTGTTCGGGATTATTGTTCGTTCAAAATGGGGACCAATGGAAGTATGAGGACATTGCCAACAAAAACCATATCCGAGGCCCCATTAAACTGTATCACAAAGCCTGTTTCCAAAAGATTGGTGGTTTATGTCCAGGGGTAGGATGGGACACAGTCGATACACTTTTGGCCCGATTCCATGATTTTGATACCGTAACCCTGCCCGAACTCAAGGTGAAACATCTTCGACCCACGGGCCATGGGTATAGCAGCAAAAACTATCAATCCAAAGGAGAGGCGATGTATCGGATGGGATACGGGCTTTTACTGACCAAAATTGCAGTCTTAAAAATGGCATGGCAGGCCAAAAGTCCCAAGTTATACCTCCAAGCGATATGGGGTTTTTTAAAGGCCTTAATCCAGGGACAGGAAAAATATGTTTCCAAAAAAGAAGGCAAATTCATCAGAACATATCGTTGGAAAGGAATTTGCTCCAAAATCCAATAG